The region AAATGCTAAAATTAATGATTGGAAACCCGATGCAGTTTTAATTTTTGGATGGTATTTAAAAAGTCACTTAAAGGCAATGAAGTTCTTTAAGGGGAAAATACCAGTTTGGTTTCGAGGAGATTCGACATTGCTAGATGATAGACCTGGTATTATACAAATACTACGAAAATACTATTTAACTTACATTTATAGATTTATAGATAAAGCATTTTATGTAGGAACTCAAAATAAAGCCTATTTTAAATCTGTAGGATTAAAAGATCATCAATTAATATTGGCTCCTCATGCAATAGATAATGCTCGATTTAATGATTCGGAAACTAAGAATTATGAGAGCGAAGCCTTAATTTGGAGAAACGAATTAGGATACACTCCAGACGATTTAGTTATTTTATTTGCAGGTAAATTTGAATCTAAGAAGCAACCCGATTTTTTATTGAAAGCGGTTCAAAAAGTAAATAAAACTTTAGAGCAACCTTTAAAATTGTTAATGGTTGGTCATGGTCCATTAGAAGATGATCTAAAAATATTATCTAAAAACGATTCTAATATAAAATTTATACCTTTCCAAAATCAAAGTAAGATGCCTATTTTATATCGTTTAGGAAATGTATTTTGTTTACCATCTAAAGGTCCAGGAGAAACTTGGGGATTAGCTGTAAATGAAGCTATGGCATCGTCTAGACCAGTAATTGTTAGTACAAAAGTAGGTTGTGCATCAGATGTGGTAAAAGTGGGAGTTAATGGTTATGTGTTTGATTATAATGATGAGTCCGCTTTATTAAATATTTTCAATACTATGTCTATAGAAACTCTAAATGCTATGGGGTATTCAGCATCTAAAGATATAGAGAAATGGAATTTTTTGAATATAGTAGAGGCTCTAGAAAAAAGCATCTAGACCAAAATCAATAAATAGTTAATAAATTAATATTATTTACCCATCTTAAAATATTATGGAAACCCCAATTAAAATAGACATATCGGTAATAGTACCATCTTATAATGGAATGCCGTTGTTTAAAACATCTTTAGATTCCGTTTTAGCTCAGGAAGGTGTGATATATGAGGTTTTGGTTGGAAATGATAGCCCATCAGATGGGGAAACTAAAAATTACTTAAATCAAATAGAAAATAAAGATTTAAGGGTTTTTCATAATGAAAAGAACCTAGGGCTTTTTGGTAATTTAAATAATCTCATAAAACATGCCAAAGGAGATATAGTACATTTATGGTCTCAAGACGATATTATGAATCCTAATTGTTTGCTTGAAACAGTTAAATTTCACAATTCTCATCCAAATATAGCATACGCATTTTCAAGAGTTGAAGTTATTAATGAGCATGATGAAGTTATTGACAAAACTCCTTTGTCAAATAATGATACGATGAGTGCTTTAACACATACATTAACATCGTTAATGGCAGGTAGCGTACCTGGAAATATAGCTAATGTTTCTATTAGAAAAAATATTTTCGAAACCTATGGCTATTTTGATGTAAACTTAAAATACTCAGGCGATTTTGAATTTTGGTGCCGTATCACAGAACATTTACCAGTAGGAATTATTCAGAAATATTTGATTAAACTAAGAAGACACACAGGTCAATTAAGTCGAAATCCTAAAATGTGGATTTATAGAATAGAAGAGAATGATGCGATATTAGAAACATTATTAAATAGGGTTCCTAAGAATAAATTAAAATATATAAATAGAGGACTTAAATGGCGTGTTTATAACCAATATTTTGGTTTGTATTTAAATTTATTACGTAGTGGAGATAATAAAGAAGCTCAAGCATTTTTAAGGGTTATTAAAAAGTATAGTAATATTTCTGGTTTTTATTTTAGGTATGTTATCTTAAAAATTTTGAGTGTTATAAAAAGAGATAAAAAATTTCTACATTGGTTATATTATAAACAAGCATTTGGAAATAATGGTAAATAATAAAATACTAATTGCAGGAATGCATAGATCAGGAACTTCTTTAAGTGCGAATTTATTGAGAGAATCAGGTTTGTTTATTGGTGATGATTTGATGAATGGTGGTTTTGATAATAAAAATGGTCATTTCGAAGATTATGAATTTGTAAACTTACAAGAGAAAGATTTACACCGTAAAGGGCTTGAGAGTACAGGTTTAAAAAATATTGAAAATTTTAACTTTGAATTTGATAAAAAAAGTAAAAATTTAATAAAAGAAATTTTACAGAAAAGAGAAATTCATGATGTTTGGGGATGGAAAGATCCAAGAAGCACATTGTATTTACTTGCATGGAAAAAAATAATTCCAGATTTAAAAGTTATTGCAATATATAGGGATTACGATGAGGTTGTAAATTCATTGGATAGGAGATATTGGTATAAAATAAAGAATAAAGTGAATTATGATTCATTTAAGCGTTTTATACATATGCTAATTTATCCTGTTAATAGCCAGTACTTAAAGTATAATCATTATAAAGCTTGGAGCGTTTATAATGAAAGTATTTTAAAATTTAAGGAGCTTTATCCTCAGGACATTGTAATTTATAATTTACCTAATTTTATAAATAATTACAACACAAATATTGATGATATTAATGAGAAATTTAAGATAAAATTAAATCATTTTAATGTGGATAAAATTTTCGAATCAGAAACCATTAAACACAAGAAGGATAATGGTGTTAAATTTTTTAGTGAAAAAAGATTAAAGGATATTACAGAAAAATTGAACCATTCAGCAAATAAATAAAAATTTAAAGAGCCTTATTTTAAGTGTGAGTTATAATGTAGTTCTAAAAGTTACACGTATATATAGCCTTTTAAAATTAAGTATATTATCACTCTAGCAAATGTATAAATATAGAGTATTATGGTATGATGTTTTTTATCCACTCTATTTGTTTGTGAAAAAGTAATAAGTTAAATTCAACAATATTACAGGGGTAAACTAGGTGTTTTATGAGTTTAGAAAGAGATAGAAGTTTAGATACTATATCTGGAATTATGATAATTTGGATGGTAATCTTACATTCTTTTCAGTGGGGAAATTTAACAGGATCAATGATCTATATTTTTCTTTTGAAATGCTTGTATTTTTTTATGTCTTGGTTTTACTATAAGACTGGTTTCTTGTATAATAAAGGGAAAGGATTGAGTATGACTTTTAAAAAAGGTTTAGATCAACTAATTACTCCAATGTTAATTTGGACTACAGTAGGTTATCTGTTAACAATACCAGGGTTATTAATGGGGAATTATCCTTTATGGAAGATTCCGATTGCTCCATTATTTTTCTTAGTGTCAAGTGGAGATACAATAGGAAACTCACCACTTTGGTTTTTGTTATCACTTTTTTTTATTAAAATAGTGTTTCCTTTTATAGCTCGTGTAAATTTAAATTTAAAGAAAATTATAGCCATTTCTTTATTGTGCTTAAGTTGGGTTTTTGAAAAGAATAATATCAAAATTCCATTTGGATTACATAGCTTTCCTTTAGGTCTTTTTTTTACTCTATCTGGATTAATATGTAAGGAATTCAGAGTTCCTGATAGAATTATTAAATCAGGACTATGGTTAGTTTTACCATATATAGTGTTGTCAATATTTTTTGCTAGTTATGTAGATTTTCATAATAATAATTTAGTGTATGGTAATTATTGGTTATTTACCTTAAATGCTTTGTTTGCTATAAATCTATGTTTGGTGTTATTTAGAGAGGTTAATCTGAAGATTTTATCGTGGATAGGAGAAAAATCTTTAGTATACCTTGTAATACATTGGCCCATATTTTTTTTAATAAAAATTAGTTTTGTATTTCTAAATATTTCTACAGAAAATTATCTATACGTGGTTAGTTTATTTGTTATTGCCATATGCATTTCTACACTTATAGCTAAATTTATACCATATAAATATTTAGGTTTGCAGTCATCGCTAATAGTAAACCTTAATACTAAAATTATTTCTGAAAGAAATTGAAGAAGTATAACACATATAAATTAATTGTAGTAAAGTTAAGATATGCAAAATACAAATCGATATTTAAGTGAATAAAGAAGCATCTAAAATTATAGGGTTTTTAACAATTCCATGGTTATTGTTAGCTATAATTGGTCCGCATTTTATGTCTAGTTTATTGGCATTATTTTCATTGTCAGTTGTATTGCAATTATTCTTTAGGCTAAGAAACCCTATTTATGCAACACTTTTTTTTGCTTTACTGTTTCAATGGTTGGCAATAAATATTAAAATTGTATATGGAAACATAGTTAATCTATCGTTAGAAGAGCAATTTAGTTTTTATCAAAATATATATAGGTTATACGATGCTAATACAATCAGTAATATTGGATTAATATGTTTTAGTTCAGGTTTGTTTTTTATGACTAAAAAAAGGATGTCTAAATTGACAATAGATAAAATAATAGACCCTAATTACTCAGTAAGAAAAATATTAATTTGTTATTTAATTTTAACTTTTGGTTTTTCATTTCTTTTTATATTAAAAAATTATATACCTGGATTAAATACTATTTTAATGGCATTCTCTAAATTAAAATGGGGAGTATTTATTTGGGCCTTCGTATATGCTAATTATTACAAAAGAGATTTAAAGTTATTATATATTGTTATTCTTGTTGAAGTGTTAATTGGTTTTACCGGATATTTTTCCTCTTTTAAAGACATTATAATTATAGCTTTTATAGGTATGCTAAGTGTGATTTATCAAATAGATACATCTAAGTTGTTTAAGTTTCTTTTGCTAGGAATAGTGACATTAATGTTAGGTTTAGTTTGGACATCTGTTAAAATGGAGTTTAGAGATTATTTATCTGGCGGAGGAGGTCAAAAAGTTGTTGTTTCTCAATCTGATGGCGTTAATAAAATGATTTCTCTTTTAGAAGAATTAACATTAGAAGATATGGAAGATGCTGTTGATGATTTGTTAGATAGAATTAGTTATATAGAGTTTTTTTCAATAACACTAGATAATGTGCCTGAAAAGATACCATATCAAGAAGGTGAGATTTTTACAAATGCAGTTACTTTTTATTTTAAGCCAAGAATTTTTTTTCCGAATAAAGGAATTATTGATGATTCAGAACATACAAATAAATTTACCATGTTAGGACTAGTTGGTGGAGGGAAGGCATCTCATAGTATCGGGTACATGACAGACGCATATATAGATTTTGGACCTATAAATATGTTTCCTTTTTTAATATTTTTAGGAGCGATATTCGGTTATGTAATCAATATGTTTTTTAAAAAATCAAAAACTATGTTTTGGGCCATTATTTTTATTACTCCATTTTATTTTTTAATTAGTGTATATAGTTTTAACATGATAAAAGTTATGGGAAATATGATTACTTATGTTGTGCCTGTATACTTGTCAAGAAACCTATTATATAAATACTTTGATAAATATTTTAGAGCAGTTAAAACAAATTAGAAAGTAATTAATGTCTTTGGAAATAAATTACATATTTAGAAAACGTTTACCTCAATACAATAGTATTGAGGAATTATTCGGTACCTTAATTACATACATTAAAAAAGAATGTAATGTAGAAGTTACAGAGTTGTCTTCTGGGGGAGCAAGCCTAAAGAATATCTTAATTAATTTAAGAGGATTTAAAAACAAATCTAAGTCAATTGTTCATATTACTGGAGATGTACACTACATGGCTTTGGTAACAGGACGTTATACTGTTTTAACAATACATGATGTAAAATCTATAATTAAAGGTTCTATATTAAAGCAACAATTAATTAAACTTTTATGGTTTTGGTTACCCGCATTATTTGTAAAAAAAATAACAGTCATATCAGAGTTTTCAAGACATGAATTAATCCCAGTTATCCCTTTTGCAAAGCATAAAATTCATGTTGTTTATAATCCAGTAAACGTTAATTTACAGTATACACCTAAAGATTTTAACAGCAACAAACCAAATGTACTGTTAGTAGGAACAAAACCAAATAAAAATTTAGAACTTACTCTAGAAGCTATAGAAGGTGTTAATTGTACAGTTACAATTATAGGAAAATTATCAGAAGAGCAATTAGCGTTATTAAGAGCTTTTAATATTGATTTTACTAATAAGTTTAATATTCCATATGCTGAGATTGTACAAGCATATTCGGATTGTGATGTATTAGTATTTGCTTCAACTTATGAAGGATTTGGTATGCCAATTATAGAAGCACAAACTATTGGAAGACCTATTATCACCTCAAATATAGGAGCTATGAAAGAAGTTGCAGGAAATGGTGCAATATTGATTAATCCAAGATTAAAACAAGAAATTACAAAGGCATTAAAAGATGTTATTGAAGACGATAATTTGCGTGAAAAATTAATTAATCAAGGACTTGAAAATGTGAAACGTTTTCAGTTAGATAAAATAGCAAACGATTATATGAGTATTTATAAAACTGTTTTAAATGAGTAAAAAACAGATTTTAATTTTCGTAGATTGGTTTTTACCGGGCTATAAAGCAGGAGGGCCAATACAATCTGTAAATAATTTAGTAAGTAATTTACATAATGAGTTTGATTTTACAATTGTAACGTCAAATACAGATTTAGGAGAAGTACAGCCTTATCCAAATATTGCGTACAATGAACTTATAAAAAAGGCGAGTTATTCTATTATATATTTAGATGCAGCTCACCAAAATATTAAAGTTTATAAAGATATTCTTAAAGCTAAGACCTATGATATTGTGTACTTAAACTCTCTGTTTTCGTTTAAGTTTTCTATTTTACCTCTTTTGGTAACTCGAAGTATGGATGTTAAGATTATTTTGGCTCCACGAGGGATGTTAGGGGCAGGGGCTTTAAATATAAAACGAAATAAAAAAAAATTATTTCTTACGTTGTATAAATTATTCGGATTTCATAAGGTGGTCACTTGGCATGTTACAGCAAACACAGAAGTCGAAGAAATTAAAGCTGTTTTTGGTAATCATTTTCAATATAAGTTAGCTTCTAATTTGCCTCAAATAACACCTGAATTGAAAGAGAGAGTAAAAATAGTAAATGAATTAAAACTGTTTTTCTTATCCCGAATAAATCCAAAAAAGAATTTACATAAAGCTTTAGAATTTTTGTCTAAAGTCGATTCAAAATATAATATAGCGCTTACCATTATTGGACCAATAGATGATGAGGAATATTGGGAACGGTGTCAAAATGATATTTCAAAACTTCCTAATCACATTCAGACGGAATATTTAGGAGCCATTCCTCATGCGCAATTATCGGCTCATTTACAACAACATCACGGTATGATTTTACCTACACATAATGAAAATTATGGGCACGTTATTGTAGAATCATGGCAAAATGGATGTGCTGTAATTATATCAGACCAAACTCCATGGAGAAACTTAGAAGAGAAGCAATTAGGTTGGGATATCCCTTTAACAGAAGAACAGAAATTTATAGATGTTATTATGTTTTTCGCTTCCTTCAATCAAAATCAATTTAACCACTATTCAGAAAAAGGATATACATTTGCAAAGCAGATATGTGAAAATCCAGATGTGCTGAATGCAAATAGACAATTATTCAATTAAAAATAAATAGTAAAAAATGAAGCGTATTTTAATCACCGGAGGAGCCGGGTTTGTAGGTTCACACCTATGTGAACGTCTTTTAAACGAAGGCAATGAAGTGATTTGTCTAGATAATTATTTTACTGGAAGTAAAAAGAATATAGAACATTTAATGGATCATCATTATTTTGAATTGGTTCGTCATGATGTAACTCAGCCATTTATGATTGAAGTCGATGAGATTTATAACATGGCTTGTCCTGCATCTCCTGTACATTACCAATACAATCCAATTAAAACGATTAAAACATCGGTAATGGGCGCTATAAATATGTTAGGATTGGCAAAACGTGTCAAAGCTAAAATATTACAAGCATCAACTAGTGAAGTTTATGGAGACCCAGCAGTACACCCACAGCCAGAATCGTATTGGGGAAATGTAAATCCTATTGGATTACGCTCATGCTACGATGAAGGAAAGCGTTGCGCAGAAACTTTATTTATGGATTATCATTTGCAAAATGAAGTTGCAGTAAAAATCATTAGAATTTTTAACACGTATGGTCCAAATATGAATCCTAACGATGGTAGAGTAGTCTCAAACTTTATTGTACAGGCTCTAAAAGGTGAAGATATAACTATGTTTGGAGATGGAAGTCAGACACGTTCTTTTCAGTATGTAGATGATTTAGTTGAAGGAACTATACGTATGATGGGAAGCAGAGATGGTTTTACAGGACCTGTTAATATCGGAAATCCAGTAGAGTTTACTATGATGGAATTAGCAAGTAAAGTAATTGAATTGACTAATTCATCGTCCAAAATTATTCACCTACCATTACCTCAAGATGATCCTTTACAACGTAAACCATTAATAGATTTAGCAAAAAAAGAACTAAATGGTTGGGAACCAAAAATTCATTTAGAAGAAGGTTTAGTAAAAACCATTGCATATTTCGATAATTTATTAAAAGCAGATAACTAATTGAAAACAGATTTATCAACATATAATAACGCTTGGTATCAACCCGGTGGTAAACTAAAACGCTTGTGTTGGTATTTTATTAACGTTTTGTTTTTTATCAATCCACTAAACCCTAGTTCAGGATTAAAAGTTTCTTTATTACGGTTTTTTGGTGCAAAAATAGGAAGTGGTGTTGTCATTAAGCCTGGTGTAAATATTAAGTATCCTTGGCTTTTAATTGTTGGAGATTATACTTGGATAGGAGAAAATGTATGGATAGATAATTTGGCTCAGGTTACTATAGGTAATCATGTGTGCATTTCTCAGGAAGCGATGTTGTTATGTGGAAATCATAATTATAAAAAAACTACTTTCGATTTAATGCTTGGAGAAATTATACTAGAAGAAGGTGCTTGGGTAGGTGCAAAATCTGTAGTTTGTCCTGATGTAAAAATAGAGTCTCATGCTATTCTGACTGTAAATTCTGTTGCAACAAACACATTAAAAGCAAATTACATTTATCAAGGAAATCCTGCCAAAGAAATACGAAAAAGAGAAATAAAGTAATGAAAGTTTCAATAATTACAGCAACGTATAATAGTGAGAGAACTCTAGATGGGTGTATAAACTCAGTACTAAGTCAAGACTATCCCAGTATTGAATATATTATAATAGATGGAGCCTCTACAGATAATACATTAAAGGTCATTGATGAGGTTAAAGAAAAATACCCAAATGTAATTAGTGTCTCAGAACCTGATAAAGGTATTTACGATGCATTAAATAAAGGTATTGAAAAAGCTTCTGGAGATATAGTAGGTTTTTTACATTCTGATGATTTTTTTGCATCTAAAGAAACCATTAGTCATATTGTTGATGCTTTTAAAGCTAAAGAAGTTGATGGAGTTTATGGTGATTTACATTATATTAATTCAATAAATTCGAATAAAATTGTTCGAAATTGGAAGAGTCAACCTTTTTCTGAAAGCTTATTAATGCAAGGATGGATGCCAGCTCACCCAACATTGTTTTTAAAGAAATCTGTTTATACTAAGTATGGAGTATTCAATTTAAATTTTAAAATAGCAGCAGATTACGATTTAATGTTGCGTATATTTAAAGACAATACATTAACATTTGCGTATCTACCAGAAGTTATAACAAAAATGAGAGTGGGAGGAGCAAGTAATCGAAGTCTTAAAAACATTTGGTTGAAAACTAGAGAAGACTACTTAGCTGTTAAACAAAATAATTTAAGAAATCCTCTAGTAGTAATTTGTTCTAAAAACTTATCAAAGATTCCTCAACTTTTTAAAAAGTAAAAACTATTTTTGTTTTTGAGAAAGCCATAAAACATTCAAATGTTTTTAGGGCCTTTCTCATATAGGAAGAATATTTTAATTAATTTTATAAAGATTTAGATTTCTTAAATTATTTTTCAAAAATAAACCAACCCCAAAAATCATATAGCCTGATATAGTGAGGTGTTTGATTTTTAAAATCGCTATTAATGAATTTACTTACTTCAATTATAGAAGAAGGATATGGTACCATTTTGTTATTGTTTCCTTTTTTACTCGCATTAATTACGGCCTTTTTAGCTTTCCCTACAATAATTTTTATCGCTCATGCTAAACAATTGGTGGATGTTCCTGATAAACGTAGTGTGCATTCTAAAACCGTTCCAACTTTAGGTGGAATAGGAATATTTTTTGCTGTAGCAATTGTTTTAACGCTTTCAGGTGCTTTTTTAGATGCTAAATTATTAATGCCTGTTGTTGGCGCCTTAATTATTTTGTTTTTTTTAGGGGTGAAAGATGATATTTTAATACTTTCTCCAAAGAAAAAAATGTTAGGTCAAATCATAGCTGCTTTAATGGTCATTTTAATTACAGATATAAGAATTCTAACATTCTCAGGAATCTTGGGTATAGGCGAATTACCTTATTTTGTGTCCATAGGTTTTACATTATTTGTCTTTATTTTAATTATAAATGCATATAATTTAATAGACGGATTGGACGGGTTAGCAGGTTCTGTGGGTTTATTAGTCTCTCTATTTTATGGATTTTTGTTTTTTAAAATGCAAGAAATGTCTTTAACAGTTGTGTCTTTAGCTTTAGTAGGTGCCTTAATCCCTTTTTTATATTTTAATTTTTCTAAAGTAAGAAAAATATTCATGGGAGATACTGGTTCTATGGTTGTCGGGTTTTTGCTAGCGTTTCAGTCTATTGCTTTTATACATCTTAATCAATCAAATCCAATATCACAATTTCATTCAAATGCACCTTTATTGGTATTGGCTATATTGTTCTTTCCCTTATTAGATACCTTGCGAATCTTTTATGTACGTGTAGTCATTTATAAAAAACACCCATTTAGTCCGGATAAAAATCATATACATCATCAAATGTTACAAATAGGGTTAAAGCATTGGCAAGTCACAATTGTGATAGCAATAGCTTCTACCTCAGTATTAATTTCAAGTTTGATGTTTCAGGACTTAAGTGTGAATTTATTATTGTTAGTGATTATTCTATCTGGAATAATTATGTTTTCATTACCTTTCTTTATTAATTATAGCGTTTTTAATAAACGATTTAAGATGAATAAATTATTAAGAAAACTACATGTAATTAGTTACTCTAAAGCAAAATAAAACATTTGTGATTGAATCTATTACGTTTATATTTGTAAATTAAATAAAAAAAGTTTCAATGAAATTATTCAAATTGCTAAGCATAATCTTAGCTTTTCTTTTTATTACAGCATGTGCTACAAAAAAGGAAATTCTTTATTTTCAAGATTATGAGAATATTCCAAAGGATGTTATTTTTAATACAACTAAAATTCAGGTTAATGATATTTTGAATATAACTGTAAAATCTTTAGTGCCAGAGGCTGCAGCA is a window of Formosa sediminum DNA encoding:
- a CDS encoding glycosyltransferase, with translation MSKKQILIFVDWFLPGYKAGGPIQSVNNLVSNLHNEFDFTIVTSNTDLGEVQPYPNIAYNELIKKASYSIIYLDAAHQNIKVYKDILKAKTYDIVYLNSLFSFKFSILPLLVTRSMDVKIILAPRGMLGAGALNIKRNKKKLFLTLYKLFGFHKVVTWHVTANTEVEEIKAVFGNHFQYKLASNLPQITPELKERVKIVNELKLFFLSRINPKKNLHKALEFLSKVDSKYNIALTIIGPIDDEEYWERCQNDISKLPNHIQTEYLGAIPHAQLSAHLQQHHGMILPTHNENYGHVIVESWQNGCAVIISDQTPWRNLEEKQLGWDIPLTEEQKFIDVIMFFASFNQNQFNHYSEKGYTFAKQICENPDVLNANRQLFN
- a CDS encoding sulfotransferase; protein product: MVNNKILIAGMHRSGTSLSANLLRESGLFIGDDLMNGGFDNKNGHFEDYEFVNLQEKDLHRKGLESTGLKNIENFNFEFDKKSKNLIKEILQKREIHDVWGWKDPRSTLYLLAWKKIIPDLKVIAIYRDYDEVVNSLDRRYWYKIKNKVNYDSFKRFIHMLIYPVNSQYLKYNHYKAWSVYNESILKFKELYPQDIVIYNLPNFINNYNTNIDDINEKFKIKLNHFNVDKIFESETIKHKKDNGVKFFSEKRLKDITEKLNHSANK
- a CDS encoding glycosyltransferase family 4 protein, with protein sequence MKKLAIVTTHPIQYYAPWFKLMAERQNVQVKVFYTWSQAAKEVKDKTFGKTIKWDIPLLEGYTYEFIENISADPGTHHTNGIDCPSLNAKINDWKPDAVLIFGWYLKSHLKAMKFFKGKIPVWFRGDSTLLDDRPGIIQILRKYYLTYIYRFIDKAFYVGTQNKAYFKSVGLKDHQLILAPHAIDNARFNDSETKNYESEALIWRNELGYTPDDLVILFAGKFESKKQPDFLLKAVQKVNKTLEQPLKLLMVGHGPLEDDLKILSKNDSNIKFIPFQNQSKMPILYRLGNVFCLPSKGPGETWGLAVNEAMASSRPVIVSTKVGCASDVVKVGVNGYVFDYNDESALLNIFNTMSIETLNAMGYSASKDIEKWNFLNIVEALEKSI
- a CDS encoding UDP-glucuronic acid decarboxylase family protein, which codes for MKRILITGGAGFVGSHLCERLLNEGNEVICLDNYFTGSKKNIEHLMDHHYFELVRHDVTQPFMIEVDEIYNMACPASPVHYQYNPIKTIKTSVMGAINMLGLAKRVKAKILQASTSEVYGDPAVHPQPESYWGNVNPIGLRSCYDEGKRCAETLFMDYHLQNEVAVKIIRIFNTYGPNMNPNDGRVVSNFIVQALKGEDITMFGDGSQTRSFQYVDDLVEGTIRMMGSRDGFTGPVNIGNPVEFTMMELASKVIELTNSSSKIIHLPLPQDDPLQRKPLIDLAKKELNGWEPKIHLEEGLVKTIAYFDNLLKADN
- a CDS encoding glycosyltransferase family 2 protein → METPIKIDISVIVPSYNGMPLFKTSLDSVLAQEGVIYEVLVGNDSPSDGETKNYLNQIENKDLRVFHNEKNLGLFGNLNNLIKHAKGDIVHLWSQDDIMNPNCLLETVKFHNSHPNIAYAFSRVEVINEHDEVIDKTPLSNNDTMSALTHTLTSLMAGSVPGNIANVSIRKNIFETYGYFDVNLKYSGDFEFWCRITEHLPVGIIQKYLIKLRRHTGQLSRNPKMWIYRIEENDAILETLLNRVPKNKLKYINRGLKWRVYNQYFGLYLNLLRSGDNKEAQAFLRVIKKYSNISGFYFRYVILKILSVIKRDKKFLHWLYYKQAFGNNGK
- a CDS encoding glycosyltransferase family 2 protein; amino-acid sequence: MKVSIITATYNSERTLDGCINSVLSQDYPSIEYIIIDGASTDNTLKVIDEVKEKYPNVISVSEPDKGIYDALNKGIEKASGDIVGFLHSDDFFASKETISHIVDAFKAKEVDGVYGDLHYINSINSNKIVRNWKSQPFSESLLMQGWMPAHPTLFLKKSVYTKYGVFNLNFKIAADYDLMLRIFKDNTLTFAYLPEVITKMRVGGASNRSLKNIWLKTREDYLAVKQNNLRNPLVVICSKNLSKIPQLFKK
- a CDS encoding WcaF family extracellular polysaccharide biosynthesis acetyltransferase; amino-acid sequence: MKTDLSTYNNAWYQPGGKLKRLCWYFINVLFFINPLNPSSGLKVSLLRFFGAKIGSGVVIKPGVNIKYPWLLIVGDYTWIGENVWIDNLAQVTIGNHVCISQEAMLLCGNHNYKKTTFDLMLGEIILEEGAWVGAKSVVCPDVKIESHAILTVNSVATNTLKANYIYQGNPAKEIRKREIK
- a CDS encoding acyltransferase family protein, yielding MSLERDRSLDTISGIMIIWMVILHSFQWGNLTGSMIYIFLLKCLYFFMSWFYYKTGFLYNKGKGLSMTFKKGLDQLITPMLIWTTVGYLLTIPGLLMGNYPLWKIPIAPLFFLVSSGDTIGNSPLWFLLSLFFIKIVFPFIARVNLNLKKIIAISLLCLSWVFEKNNIKIPFGLHSFPLGLFFTLSGLICKEFRVPDRIIKSGLWLVLPYIVLSIFFASYVDFHNNNLVYGNYWLFTLNALFAINLCLVLFREVNLKILSWIGEKSLVYLVIHWPIFFLIKISFVFLNISTENYLYVVSLFVIAICISTLIAKFIPYKYLGLQSSLIVNLNTKIISERN
- a CDS encoding glycosyltransferase family 4 protein, encoding MSLEINYIFRKRLPQYNSIEELFGTLITYIKKECNVEVTELSSGGASLKNILINLRGFKNKSKSIVHITGDVHYMALVTGRYTVLTIHDVKSIIKGSILKQQLIKLLWFWLPALFVKKITVISEFSRHELIPVIPFAKHKIHVVYNPVNVNLQYTPKDFNSNKPNVLLVGTKPNKNLELTLEAIEGVNCTVTIIGKLSEEQLALLRAFNIDFTNKFNIPYAEIVQAYSDCDVLVFASTYEGFGMPIIEAQTIGRPIITSNIGAMKEVAGNGAILINPRLKQEITKALKDVIEDDNLREKLINQGLENVKRFQLDKIANDYMSIYKTVLNE
- a CDS encoding glycosyltransferase family 4 protein, with product MNLLTSIIEEGYGTILLLFPFLLALITAFLAFPTIIFIAHAKQLVDVPDKRSVHSKTVPTLGGIGIFFAVAIVLTLSGAFLDAKLLMPVVGALIILFFLGVKDDILILSPKKKMLGQIIAALMVILITDIRILTFSGILGIGELPYFVSIGFTLFVFILIINAYNLIDGLDGLAGSVGLLVSLFYGFLFFKMQEMSLTVVSLALVGALIPFLYFNFSKVRKIFMGDTGSMVVGFLLAFQSIAFIHLNQSNPISQFHSNAPLLVLAILFFPLLDTLRIFYVRVVIYKKHPFSPDKNHIHHQMLQIGLKHWQVTIVIAIASTSVLISSLMFQDLSVNLLLLVIILSGIIMFSLPFFINYSVFNKRFKMNKLLRKLHVISYSKAK